A window of Psychromonas sp. CNPT3 contains these coding sequences:
- a CDS encoding cytochrome c-type biogenesis protein, producing MKKLILIIVFFSAFFSLPAVSAIDSFKFENEAQENTFRNLTHVLRCPKCQNQNISDSNAPLAKDLRTKTYDLILQGKTEDEILEYMTDRFGNFILYDPPMTIATIFLWVGPLFFIILGFGYLFFQVKRQGKKESSLEEQDALRLQRILNANNVETKSTEDRK from the coding sequence ATGAAAAAATTAATACTCATTATCGTGTTTTTTAGTGCGTTTTTTAGTCTGCCTGCGGTGAGTGCGATTGATTCGTTTAAATTTGAAAATGAAGCCCAAGAAAATACATTTCGTAATTTAACCCATGTACTGCGCTGTCCTAAATGTCAGAATCAAAATATATCTGACTCAAATGCGCCTCTTGCTAAAGATTTACGTACTAAAACATATGATTTAATACTCCAAGGTAAGACGGAAGATGAAATATTAGAGTACATGACAGATCGTTTTGGTAATTTTATTTTATATGATCCACCGATGACGATTGCCACCATTTTTCTTTGGGTTGGGCCTTTATTTTTTATTATTTTAGGATTTGGTTATTTGTTCTTTCAGGTCAAAAGACAAGGTAAAAAAGAGTCGTCCTTAGAAGAGCAAGATGCTTTAAGGTTGCAACGTATTTTAAATGCAAACAACGTCGAAACAAAATCCACAGAGGATAGAAAATGA
- the cmk gene encoding (d)CMP kinase, with product MNLITIDGPSGSGKGTVCHILAKKLGWHLLDSGALYRLLAYSALQTETALDNEAALVELALNLNIEFVSNGTGVDSFLDGENVGDKLRTENVAHAASKVASLVPVRDALLARQKAFYQMPGLIADGRDMGTVVFPEAPVKIFLDASANERAKRRFEQLQNKGFNVNIAEILSDIEDRDLRDRTRLVAPLKAASDALEIDSTSLSIDEVVMKVLDQVKLKLNIVV from the coding sequence ATGAATTTAATTACAATTGATGGGCCAAGTGGCTCAGGAAAAGGCACGGTTTGCCATATACTTGCTAAAAAATTAGGCTGGCACTTACTCGATAGTGGTGCGTTATATCGTCTTTTAGCATATTCTGCGTTACAAACAGAAACCGCATTGGATAATGAAGCCGCGTTAGTTGAGCTAGCTTTAAATTTAAACATCGAATTTGTATCTAATGGCACGGGTGTTGATAGTTTTTTAGATGGGGAAAATGTAGGGGATAAATTGCGCACCGAAAACGTTGCCCATGCAGCCTCTAAAGTGGCCTCGCTTGTACCTGTGCGTGACGCTTTATTAGCTCGCCAAAAAGCATTTTATCAAATGCCGGGTTTAATTGCTGATGGGCGTGATATGGGGACGGTTGTTTTCCCAGAGGCTCCGGTAAAAATATTTTTAGATGCCAGTGCAAACGAACGCGCAAAACGTCGTTTTGAGCAGTTGCAAAATAAAGGATTTAATGTTAATATCGCTGAAATTTTAAGCGATATTGAAGATCGTGATCTACGAGATAGAACACGTCTTGTTGCGCCGTTAAAAGCTGCAAGTGATGCGCTTGAAATTGATTCAACTTCACTCTCGATCGATGAAGTTGTGATGAAAGTGCTTGATCAAGTCAAGCTTAAACTAAATATAGTGGTATAA
- the ccmI gene encoding c-type cytochrome biogenesis protein CcmI — MILQFWLATILLLVIVSVFSYVPFIKRKQDEKRQDNTRNQLNRSLYDIRLSELERDAEQGVLSDKDKMLTELQYNLLDDIDDNEEVKHQGAPKWIFLPGLLLLVAGSLALYSSVGSYQKVVHWQDTVQRYPALQQQLFKNPNAQPTEQDLRDIMLGLRTNLYSNSNDAQGWLLYSRLGMVFKNSELALSAIKKAYQLAPESVDIRLLYIQLKMQSGDEYLQQQAQFMLTKLLSDQPNNMDAWSMSAFMALEKEDYTAAIFSWKRMLTMILPNTEQARILNDSIDYAQNRLAEGKVQLPVKRTNIDKTALKKGHYRVEISLAKEVVIPKKGTLFVYAQATNGSLMPIAAIKMAMPRFPVSIDISDDNSMVEGLKLSSHNEFTISARLSIDANVNNKKGQWQGRSVVIEKDQRTPILIKIDSAL; from the coding sequence ATGATTTTACAATTTTGGTTAGCCACTATCCTATTATTGGTGATTGTGAGTGTGTTTTCATATGTACCATTTATAAAAAGAAAGCAAGATGAGAAGCGACAAGATAATACGCGCAACCAATTAAATCGTTCATTATATGATATTCGTTTATCAGAATTAGAGCGTGATGCTGAGCAAGGCGTACTGAGCGATAAAGATAAGATGCTGACGGAGCTGCAATATAATTTATTAGATGATATTGATGATAACGAAGAAGTAAAACATCAAGGTGCACCTAAGTGGATTTTTTTGCCGGGTCTTTTGCTGTTGGTCGCAGGCTCGCTTGCTTTGTATAGTAGTGTTGGTTCGTATCAAAAAGTAGTGCATTGGCAAGATACGGTGCAGCGTTATCCTGCGCTGCAACAACAACTCTTTAAAAATCCAAACGCACAACCTACAGAGCAAGATCTACGCGATATTATGTTAGGTTTACGCACAAACTTATACAGTAATAGTAATGATGCACAGGGCTGGTTATTGTATTCACGCTTAGGCATGGTGTTTAAAAATTCAGAGTTGGCATTAAGTGCGATTAAAAAAGCCTATCAATTGGCGCCAGAATCAGTGGATATACGTCTTCTTTATATTCAATTGAAAATGCAAAGCGGAGATGAATATTTACAGCAACAAGCACAGTTCATGTTGACTAAATTATTAAGCGATCAACCCAATAATATGGACGCTTGGTCAATGTCAGCTTTTATGGCGCTTGAAAAAGAAGATTATACAGCGGCTATTTTTAGCTGGAAGCGCATGTTAACGATGATACTTCCTAACACGGAACAGGCACGTATCTTAAACGATAGTATCGATTACGCACAAAATAGATTGGCAGAGGGAAAAGTGCAGTTGCCCGTTAAGCGCACTAATATTGATAAGACAGCATTAAAAAAGGGACACTACCGCGTAGAAATAAGTTTAGCAAAAGAAGTGGTGATACCGAAAAAAGGTACTTTATTTGTTTATGCTCAAGCGACAAACGGATCGTTAATGCCGATTGCTGCAATTAAAATGGCAATGCCACGCTTTCCTGTTAGCATTGACATCTCAGATGATAACTCGATGGTCGAAGGTTTGAAGTTAAGCTCTCATAATGAATTTACCATCAGTGCGCGATTATCGATAGATGCGAATGTGAATAACAAAAAAGGTCAATGGCAGGGTCGTAGTGTGGTGATTGAAAAAGATCAACGCACACCCATTTTGATTAAAATTGATAGTGCATTGTAA
- a CDS encoding DsbE family thiol:disulfide interchange protein, whose translation MKNNRRVLTLFIPFVLFVIGCFFLFKGLYVDPQKLESVLVGKKVPEFTLQSLYDPNKQFDADILKGQKMLLNVWATWCPTCYAEHQFLNKLSKQGIYIVGMNYKDSRVKAIRWLKDLNDPYKISLFDKDGMLGLDLGVYGAPETFFIDSKGIIQYRHVGNLNDAIWRSKLSKIFNEME comes from the coding sequence ATGAAGAATAATCGCCGAGTACTCACGTTGTTTATTCCTTTTGTTCTTTTTGTGATTGGTTGTTTCTTTCTCTTTAAAGGCTTATATGTAGATCCGCAAAAATTAGAGTCGGTTTTGGTGGGTAAAAAAGTACCCGAGTTTACCTTACAGAGTCTTTATGATCCGAATAAGCAGTTCGATGCCGATATATTAAAAGGGCAAAAGATGCTTCTTAATGTATGGGCAACTTGGTGCCCGACATGTTATGCAGAGCATCAATTTTTAAATAAATTATCAAAACAAGGGATATACATTGTCGGCATGAATTATAAAGATTCACGCGTCAAAGCAATACGTTGGTTAAAGGACTTAAATGATCCGTATAAAATTAGCTTATTTGATAAAGATGGCATGTTAGGTCTTGATTTAGGGGTATATGGCGCGCCGGAAACCTTTTTTATTGATAGTAAAGGAATTATCCAATATCGTCATGTTGGGAACTTAAATGATGCTATTTGGCGATCAAAGCTGTCAAAAATATTTAATGAGATGGAGTGA
- a CDS encoding MlaA family lipoprotein, with amino-acid sequence MKKLVLSLCAFIPFILHAQNVIDSKQDMSDPFEPLNRVIWDFNYDVLDHYIYLPVTKTYVKTVPNFGRKSINNFVLNFEEPATIINSLILFKFEDSFNALLRLSLNSTFGLLGFMDVASDLGVKRKTETFSNVLGHWSVPNGPYLMIPVLGPRSTRILVGGFVDSFYFPSRYLEWWQVLGLWTLDGLDIRENLLGQDKILDQSLDTYIFVKEAYIQYEAFKFVQSSDDIELFKQTREVISEDEFDDDLSGFMDEID; translated from the coding sequence TTGAAAAAATTAGTGCTGTCATTGTGCGCTTTTATACCTTTTATTTTACATGCGCAAAATGTTATTGATAGTAAGCAAGATATGAGCGACCCCTTTGAGCCTTTAAACCGTGTTATTTGGGATTTTAATTATGATGTATTAGATCATTACATCTACTTGCCGGTAACAAAAACCTATGTAAAAACAGTGCCAAATTTTGGGCGAAAATCTATTAATAATTTCGTATTAAATTTTGAAGAGCCAGCAACGATTATTAATAGTTTGATCCTTTTTAAGTTTGAAGATTCGTTTAATGCCCTTTTACGGCTGTCTCTTAATAGTACGTTTGGTTTATTGGGCTTTATGGATGTCGCTTCTGATTTAGGTGTAAAGCGTAAAACAGAAACGTTTAGTAATGTATTAGGACATTGGTCGGTTCCCAATGGGCCTTATTTAATGATCCCTGTGTTAGGTCCGCGTAGTACACGAATTTTAGTCGGAGGATTTGTTGATAGTTTTTATTTTCCGAGTCGTTATTTAGAGTGGTGGCAGGTGCTTGGCTTATGGACCTTAGATGGTTTGGATATTCGTGAAAATTTACTGGGCCAGGATAAAATACTAGATCAATCGCTAGATACCTATATATTTGTAAAAGAAGCATATATTCAGTATGAAGCGTTTAAATTTGTGCAAAGTAGTGACGATATCGAATTGTTTAAACAAACAAGAGAAGTTATATCAGAAGATGAGTTTGATGATGATTTGTCAGGCTTTATGGACGAGATTGATTAA
- the rpsA gene encoding 30S ribosomal protein S1, with protein MMESFAELFEESLQQVETRPGTIVKGTIVGIRNNLVFVDAGLKSEAAIDIAEFKNAAGELEVAVGDVVDVALDAVEDGFGETKLSREKAKRHEAWIQLEKAYEDQETVIGVINGKVKGGFTVELNGIRAFLPGSLVDVRPVRDTAHLENKDIEFKVIKLDQKRNNVVVSRRAVIETENSAEREELLENLQEGQDVKGIVKNLTDYGAFVDLGGVDGLLHITDMAWKRVKHPSEIVNVGDEITVKVLKYDRERTRVSLGLKQLGEDPWVAIAKRYPESTRLTGKVTNLTDYGCFVEIEEGVEGLVHVSEMDWTNKNIHPSKVVSLGDMAEVMVLDIDEERRRISLGLKQCKANPWEEFSSTHDKGQKVTGKIKSITDFGIFIGLEGNIDGLVHLSDISWDVEGDKAVQEYKKGDEIEAVVLQVDPERERISLGIKQIEADPFNNYLAENKKGSIVTGTILESDAKGAIVTLSDSVEGYIRVADISRDRVEDASTVLKVGESVEAKFVGVDRKNRVISLSIKAKDEAEEKEAIDSLKDQDEASMGNAMLDAFNAAKGK; from the coding sequence ATGATGGAATCTTTTGCAGAACTATTTGAAGAATCTCTTCAACAGGTAGAAACTCGCCCAGGTACGATTGTTAAAGGTACAATCGTAGGAATTCGTAACAACTTAGTATTCGTTGATGCGGGTCTTAAATCTGAAGCGGCAATTGATATTGCTGAATTTAAAAACGCAGCTGGTGAATTAGAAGTTGCTGTTGGTGATGTTGTTGATGTTGCGCTAGACGCGGTAGAAGATGGTTTCGGTGAAACTAAACTTTCTCGTGAAAAAGCTAAACGTCATGAAGCTTGGATCCAGCTTGAGAAAGCATACGAAGATCAAGAAACTGTTATCGGTGTTATCAACGGTAAAGTTAAAGGTGGTTTCACTGTTGAATTAAACGGTATTCGTGCATTCTTACCTGGTTCATTAGTTGACGTACGTCCGGTACGTGACACTGCTCACCTTGAAAACAAAGATATTGAATTCAAAGTGATCAAGCTAGATCAAAAACGTAATAACGTTGTTGTATCTCGTCGTGCTGTTATCGAAACTGAAAACAGTGCAGAGCGTGAAGAGCTACTTGAAAATCTTCAAGAAGGTCAAGATGTTAAAGGTATCGTTAAAAACCTAACTGACTACGGCGCGTTCGTAGATCTAGGTGGTGTTGACGGTCTATTACATATTACTGATATGGCTTGGAAACGTGTTAAACATCCAAGTGAAATCGTAAACGTAGGCGATGAAATTACGGTTAAAGTACTTAAGTACGATCGTGAGCGTACTCGTGTTTCTCTAGGTCTTAAACAACTTGGTGAAGATCCATGGGTTGCTATCGCTAAGCGTTACCCTGAATCAACTCGTTTAACTGGTAAAGTTACTAACTTAACTGATTACGGTTGTTTCGTTGAAATTGAAGAAGGTGTTGAAGGTCTTGTACACGTTTCTGAAATGGATTGGACTAATAAAAACATCCACCCATCTAAAGTTGTTAGTTTAGGTGATATGGCTGAAGTTATGGTTCTTGATATTGATGAAGAGCGTCGTCGTATTTCTTTAGGTCTTAAACAGTGTAAAGCTAACCCATGGGAAGAATTCTCTTCTACTCATGATAAAGGTCAGAAAGTTACTGGTAAGATCAAATCAATTACTGATTTCGGTATCTTTATCGGACTTGAAGGTAATATCGATGGTCTAGTACATCTTTCTGATATCAGCTGGGATGTTGAAGGCGATAAAGCCGTTCAAGAGTACAAAAAAGGTGATGAAATTGAAGCTGTAGTACTTCAAGTTGATCCTGAGCGCGAACGTATCTCTTTAGGTATTAAGCAAATTGAAGCGGATCCGTTTAACAACTATCTAGCAGAAAACAAGAAAGGGTCTATTGTTACAGGTACTATTTTAGAATCTGATGCAAAAGGCGCAATTGTTACACTTTCTGATAGTGTAGAAGGTTACATTCGTGTTGCTGATATCTCACGTGATCGTGTTGAAGATGCTTCTACTGTTCTTAAAGTTGGTGAGTCTGTTGAAGCTAAATTCGTTGGTGTTGATCGTAAAAACCGCGTAATTAGCCTTTCTATTAAAGCGAAAGATGAAGCTGAAGAGAAAGAAGCAATTGATAGCTTGAAAGATCAAGATGAAGCTAGCATGGGTAATGCTATGTTAGACGCGTTTAACGCAGCAAAAGGCAAATAA